In Miscanthus floridulus cultivar M001 chromosome 5, ASM1932011v1, whole genome shotgun sequence, one genomic interval encodes:
- the LOC136453295 gene encoding exocyst complex component EXO70E2-like: protein MMAAEIVKQFSNITLGEDNETCDVKQALKVLRKKILSLDFDNSMHVHDPQDSFEYLEVLRKIKQLSEKLRTLDPGGEAKQLDELTVYAYDLSEMAMARLEEEFVYLLANYKQPLEQEVLSFRSTEDGSVEDFSSSSFSEEQSEGKETPNDISGGTEYFVPDLIQPGALSAVKSIAKFMFLNGYDKECCQAYINSRQSAIDEYFGSLRLEKLSIEDLMNTSWNKLNSLIKRWNRAMRVFIQVYLVSEKRLSKHVFGELTDSTADLCFSEISFNSVIQLLSFYVSVAIGPPKTEKLFRLLDMYDVLEDLLPEAESLFESGYDDMILNEYHEALLQLGESARKTFAEFKYAIQSYTSSSAVARGEVHPLTKYVMNYIRALTAYNKTLDSLLKDTDQRCLASDIQLMANSYPNFTATALHLQSVTAVLEANLEAGSRLYRDDRLQNIFMMNNIHYMVQKVKNSDLKSFLGDNWIRIHNRKFQQQAMRYERASWNNVLSYLSDDGLCATGDAASRKTIREKIKNFNLSFEEVYRVQTAWSVPDDQLRDDVRISISLKVIQAYRTFVGRYSGFLDATRHRDRYIKYRPEDLETLLLDLFEGTQKTLQYSFRV, encoded by the coding sequence ATGATGGCTGCAGAGATAGTTAAGCAGTTCTCAAACATTACTCTGGGAGAAGATAATGAGACATGCGATGTTAAACAAGCGCTTAAGGTCTTGAGAAAGAAGATTCTTAGTTTGGATTTTGACAACTCCATGCATGTCCATGATCCACAGGACTCATTTGAGTACTTGGAAGTGCTGCGCAAAATCAAACAACTGTCTGAAAAGTTAAGGACCTTAGACCCTGGTGGAGAAGCCAAACAGCTGGATGAACTCACTGTGTATGCATATGACCTTTCTGAAATGGCAATGGCAAGACTCGAAGAGGAATTTGTTTATCTTCTTGCAAATTACAAACAGCCATTAGAACAGGAGGTTCTCTCTTTTCGCTCTACAGAGGATGGTAGTGTGGAAGACTTTTCAAGCAGCTCATTTAGTGAGGAACAATCGGAAGGGAAGGAAACACCAAATGATATCAGTGGAGGAACAGAATATTTTGTGCCTGATTTAATTCAACCTGGTGCACTCTCTGCTGTCAAGTCCATTGCTAAATTCATGTTCCTGAATGGCTATGATAAGGAGTGTTGCCAGGCTTATATAAACTCACGGCAGAGTGCGATAGATGAGTACTTTGGGTCTCTTCGTCTGGAAAAGCTCAGTATAGAGGACCTTATGAACACTAGTTGGAACAAGTTGAATTCATTAATAAAGAGATGGAACCGGGCAATGAGGGTTTTTATTCAAGTATATCTTGTTAGTGAGAAACGTCTTAGCAAACATGTCTTTGGTGAACTTACAGATTCAACTGCAGACTTGTGCTTCTCTGAGATTTCatttaactcagttatacaactTCTGAGCTTTTATGTATCTGTAGCAATTGGTCCCCCAAAAACAGAAAAGCTTTTTCGATTGCTTGATATGTATGATGTCCTGGAAGATCTTCTCCCTGAAGCTGAATCCTTGTTTGAATCAGGATACGATGATATGATCCTGAATGAGTATCATGAAGCACTACTGCAACTGGGAGAATCTGCAAGGAAGACATTCGCAGAATTCAAGTATGCCATCCAATCATACACTTCATCCAGTGCAGTAGCTCGTGGAGAAGTGCATCCACTTACAAAGTATGTTATGAACTACATAAGAGCTCTCACAGCATACAACAAAACTCTTGATTCACTTCTCAAGGACACGGATCAAAGATGCCTGGCTTCTGACATTCAGTTGATGGCAAACTCATATCCTAATTTCACGGCAACAGCTTTGCATCTACAGTCTGTTACTGCAGTTTTGGAGGCAAATCTTGAAGCTGGGTCTAGATTGTACAGAGATGATCGATTGCAGAACATCTTCATGATGAACAACATCCACTACATGGTTCAGAAAGTGAAGAACTCAGATCTCAAAAGCTTTCTTGGTGATAACTGGATCCGGATTCATAACAGGAAATTTCAGCAGCAAGCTATGAGATATGAGAGGGCATCATGGAATAATGTTCTCTCTTACCTCAGTGATGATGGCTTGTGTGCTACTGGTGATGCTGCTTCTCGCAAAACCATCAGGGAGAAGATAAAGAATTTCAATCTGTCCTTTGAAGAGGTTTACCGAGTTCAGACAGCATGGTCTGTCCCAGATGACCAACTCCGCGATGATGTCCGGATATCAATATCACTGAAAGTTATACAGGCCTATAGGACGTTCGTGGGAAGATATTCAGGCTTTCTTGATGCCACAAGGCATCGAGATCGTTACATAAAGTACAGGCCAGAGGATTTGGAGACACTTTTGCTAGATCTTTTTGAAGGAACTCAAAAGACACTGCAGTATTCTTTTCGAGTGTAA
- the LOC136453296 gene encoding uncharacterized protein — MRKLCPNLDRDDSLDTVLEVPIPDEMLINAPGADKRRGAGGANMRAWLKNQAFDRATVDGAASATAELQLFLNVVGSPLIPCPVPHDRAFSRSIRDSSIQASTAKYIIQQYIAATGGQAALQGVRSMYAVGKVRMCASEFHLGDQTVTTAAAQGRAEVGGFVLWQKTPEVWFFELIMAGHKMSAGSDGKIAWRQSAAEHSHVSRGPPRPLRRSLQGLDPRSIANLFSDAVCIGEKVLNNEECFILKLEAGAATLRARSAPAFDIIHHTVWGYFSQRTGLLIQLEDSHLLRMKSGKGHRRSENIFWETSMESVISDYRYIDGINIAHGGHTNVTLFRYGEGSVNHKRKLEETWTVEEADFNVHGLTTDYFLPPADLKKDVEDQNK; from the exons ATGAGGAAGCTGTGCCCGAACCTGGACCGCGACGACTCCCTGGACACCGTGCTGGAGGTGCCCATCCCCGATGAGATGCTCATCAACGCCCCCGGCGCTGACAAGCGCCGCGGCGCCGGGGGCGCCAACATGCGCGCCTGGCTCAAGAACCAGGCCTTCGATCGCGCCACCGTCGACGGGGCTGCCTCCGCCACCGCGGAGCTCCAGCTGTTCCTCAACGTCGTCGGGTCGCCGCTCATCCCCTGCCCCGTCCCGCACGATCGCGCTTTCAGCCGCTCCATCCGCGACTCCTCTATC CAAGCGTCGACGGCCAAGTACATAATCCAGCAGTACATCGCGGCGACGGGCGGGCAGGCTGCGCTGCAGGGGGTGCGGAGCATGTACGCCGTGGGGAAGGTGCGGATGTGCGCGTCCGAGTTCCACCTCGGCGACCAGACggtcaccaccgccgccgcgcaggGCCGCGCCGAGGTCGGCGGCTTCGTGCTCTGGCAGAAGACACCCGAGGTCTGGTTCTTCGAGCTTATAATGGCCGGCCACAAGATGAGCGCCGGCAGCGACGGCAAGATCGCGTGGCGGCAGTCCGCCGCCGAGCACTCCCACGTCTCGCGCGGCCCGCCCCGGCCCCTACGCCGCTCTCTCCAG GGGCTGGATCCACGCTCCATCGCGAACCTCTTCTCGGACGCGGTGTGCATAGGCGAGAAGGTCCTCAACAACGAGGAGTGCTTCATCCTGAAGCTGGAGGCTGGCGCCGCGACGCTGCGGGCGCGGAGCGCTCCGGCGTTCGATATCATCCACCACACGGTGTGGGGCTACTTCAGCCAGCGCACGGGGCTGCTCATCCAGCTCGAGGACTCGCACCTGCTCCGCATGAAGTCCGGCAAGGGCCACCGCCGCAGCGAGAACATCTTCTGGGAGACCAGCATGGAGTCCGTCATCTCCGACTACCGCTACATCGACGGCATCAACATCGCGCACGGCGGCCACACCAACGTCACGCTTTTCCGTTACGGCGAGGGATCCGTCAACCACAAGCGGAAGCTGGAGGAGACGTGGACGGTGGAGGAGGCCGATTTCAATGTGCACGGCCTCACCACGGACTACTTCCTGCCGCCGGCCGACCTCAAGAAGGACGTCGAAGATCAGAATAAGTGA
- the LOC136450602 gene encoding PLASMODESMATA CALLOSE-BINDING PROTEIN 3-like → MAPLVFVLLLLAMPLRGSDGAWCVCRPDVADAALQKTLDYACGHGADCAAVLPTGPCYSPTTVRAHCSYAANSYFQRNSQANGATCDFGGTANLTDTDPSSGTCKYPATPSEAGTSGNATGTGTGTSSPGSASNPTTTPSTGGSFTTPVGAFGPTPSTVSAGTATAAVFVGRHALLLAVVSVLSF, encoded by the exons ATGGCACCTCTGGTGTTCGTGCTGCTCTTGCTGGCCATGCCACTCAGAGGATCAG ACGGCGCGTGGTGCGTGTGCCGCCCGGACGTGGCCGATGCGGCGCTGCAGAAGACGCTGGACTACGCGTGCGGGCACGGCGCGGACTGCGCCGCCGTGCTCCCGACGGGGCCGTGCTACAGCCCCACCACGGTGCGCGCGCACTGCTCCTACGCCGCCAACAGCTACTTCCAGCGGAACAGCCAGGCCAACGGCGCCACCTGCGACTTCGGCGGCACGGCCAACCTCACCGACACAGACCCGA GCTCTGGAACTTGCAAATACCCTGCAACACCAAG CGAAGCAGGGACAAGCGGCAACGCAaccggcacgggcacgggcacgtCGTCTCCAGGCTCTGCGAGTAACCCGACTACGACGCCCAGCACGGGAGGGAGCTTCACGACACCTGTCGGCGCGTTTGGCCCCACGCCTAGCACCGTCAGCGCgggcaccgccaccgccgccgtgttTGTTGGTCGCCATgccctcctcctcgccgtcgtcTCCGTCCTGTCTTTCTAG
- the LOC136450601 gene encoding glutathione S-transferase 1-like translates to MAPMKLYGAVLSWNVTRCATALEEAGSDYEIVPINFATAEHKSPEHLVRNPFGQVPALQDGDLYVFESRAICKYAARKNKPELLRGGNLEESAMVDVWMEVEANQYTSVLNPILFQVLISPMLGGTTDQKVVDENLEKLKKVLEVYEARLTKSKYLAGDFLSLADLNHVSITLCLLATPYASVLDAYPHVKAWWSSLMERPSVQKVAAMMKPSA, encoded by the exons ATGGCTCCGATGAAGCTGTACGGGGCGGTGCTCTCGTGGAACGTGACGCGGTGCGCGACGGCGCTGGAGGAGGCCGGCTCCGACTACGAGATCGTGCCCATCAACTTCGCCACCGCCGAGCACAAGAGCCCCGAGCACCTCGTCCGCAAC CCGTTTGGTCAGGTTCCAGCTTTGCAAGATGGGGACTTGTACGTCTTCG AATCACGCGCAATCTGCAAGTATGCTGCTCGCAAAAACAAACCAGAGCTGTTGAGGGGAGGAAACCTTGAGGAGTCAGCAATGGTGGATGTTTGGATGGAGGTGGAGGCAAACCAGTACACCTCTGTACTGAATCCCATCCTCTTCCAGGTCCTCATCAGTCCGATGCTTGGGGGAACCACCGACCAGAAAGTTGTCGATGAGAACCTTGAGAAGCTGAAGAAGGTGCTAGAGGTGTATGAGGCACGTCTGACCAAGTCCAAGTATCTGGCTGGAGACTTCCTCAGCCTCGCTGACCTTAACCATGTATCTATCACCCTCTGCCTGCTTGCCACGCCCTACGCATCTGTGCTCGACGCTTACCCACATGTGAAGGCCTGGTGGTCTAGTCTGATGGAGAGGCCATCTGTCCAGAAGGTCGCTGCCATGATGAAGCCATCTGCTTGA